The nucleotide sequence CCGGCGGCGAGTTCCCTTTTCAAGACCTCCAGTCGCTCCAGCTTTTCGGTCAGGGCGGTGCTTTGGGTTTCAATCACCGCATCCAGCCGCTTCACCTCGCCGTCGATGTCGGCCATCTGTTTCTCCATGTCCGCCTTTTTCTTGACCTGGGCCTGCCACGCCTTCAGCCGCGCTCTGAGGGATTCGATCAGTGATGCAATGCCCGTTTCAGGGATGTCCCCAATACCAAGCGGCTGGAGTTTGGTCGTAACGGCCTGCCTGCGTTCGGCAAAATCGGCACGGAGTTTTTCCAGGCTGTCCTTCACCTCGGCCAGGGCTTTTTCGGCGGCCTTCTTGTCATTAGCCGCTGCCGCCTCCAGTTTTTCAGCTTCCGTCAGGTTTACGCGGGCCTCATTTACCGTTGCCTCAAGGCCCTTCATGTTGGTTTCAAGCTCATCGGCACGGCCAATGAGTTGGGTCAGGGTCTCGATCTTCTTTTCCGTTTCATCGGGAACGGGGACATTCCCTTGCGCAAAGGGGTGTTCGGTGGCGCCGCAGAGTGGACAGGGCCTGCCGTCTTCCAGTTTTGCCCGATGATCTTCAAGCTCCGCAATCTTCGTCAGGAAGGCCCTTTCACGCAGCAGGGTTTCCTTCTCGGCGCGGTATTCCCGCAACAAGCGTTCCCCCAGTAGCCGGCTCAGGGCATCCTTGCCCTGCTGAAGCTGTTTGGAGGCGTCCTCCAACTCCTGCCTCCGAATGCCGGATCGCTTCCGACAGCTCTCAAGTGACCTTGCAGCCAGATCCAGAGCCGTCGCAGCCGCTTTTTGGTCAACCTCTTTTTGATCGACTTCACTTTGCCTGGAGAGCAGACCCCCCAACTGTTCCTCAACACCGGCCAAACCACCGATCAGCCACTCGTCCTGTGCGTGCTCCTTGAGGTAACCGCTCACAAGGTCCAGTATCTCCTGGGCCCTGGATTTTTTCTCCGCCTCTTCGAGTCGGGCTTTTTTGTTTGCATGAATCTTTGCCGCATCCTTTTTACAACCCTCATCCCCTTCCGAAACGGCTTTTTTCTGATCGGCGAGTCTCTGATCCAGGGAGCGAACCTTCCGCAATCCAGGCGCGGCCGTTTTCAGCTCTTCTTTTGATTGGACGGTCTGTTGCTCAGCCGATTTCAGTGCCTCGGCCTGTTCCTCGGCGGAGGATTCCAGTCCGGGGAGGGCCCCTTCCTCGGTTTTCAATGCCGCTCTGTCCTCGGCCTGTTGTTTGCGGTTGGCGGTGAGCGTCGCGTACGCGCCGTCCAGCGAGGCGGCACTCAAAGCCCGGTTGAGCTTTTCACGATCCGGCTGGAACGCCTCCATATCGTTTTGCAGCCTCCTCGCCTCGTCAGTCAGGCCGCCGATTTCCTTTTTCAGCCCATCGATGGTGGTGAGCCAGGCGATGGCTCTACCGGTCTCAGCGGATTGGACCGCAAGGTCCGTCTCTTCCTTCCGCTTGGTATCGAGTGTCTGCCTAATCGATTGTTCCTGCTCCGGCTCAAGCATCACGATACCTGCCGTTTCCGCCTGGAGCAGGTTCAGCTTTTCCCTCTCCTCGCGCCGCCGCTCATGGACACGAATGGATATATCGCTATAGATCCCTGTGCCCGTTATCTGCTCCAGAATCGGAGCCCGATCATCCGGCGCCGCCTGAAGGAACGCGGCGAAGCCGCCCTGGGCCAGCAACATGGAACGGGTGAAACGATCAAAGTCCATGCCGGTAGCCGACTCGATCTGATCGGCAACCCCTTTGATCTTGGATTCGAAAATCTCGCCGGAATCGGCATGGGCAATTTCGTGTTTCGGGGCCTGGAGTTCGCCATCAGGCTTCTTGTGTGCCCGGTGTTGGCTCCAATGACAGCGGTAACGCCCAGACTGGGTTTCAAAGGTCACCTCGGCAAAGCATTCGCCGGTCTGACGGGACATGATTTCGTTTCCGCTCTTGGTGACCTTGTTCAGGCGAGGCGTCCGCCCGTAAAGGGCGAGGCAGACCGCATCGAGGATCGTGGTCTTTACCGAACCGGTGGGGCCGATGATGGCGAAGATGCCGTCACCGGTAAAAGCCGGGTGCGTCAGGTCGATTTGCCATTCACCCACCAGTGAGTTCAGATTTTTGAAGCGCACGTGTATTATTTTCATGGCCCGCCCCCCTATTCCGCCCGTACGTCATCTTCATCGAGAGACGAGACCGCTTCCCTGTATGTGCGGCGCAGCTCAGGCCGCTGCTCTTCAGGCACACCATGAACGGCGAGGCATCGCTCGAACACGTCGTTCTCATTCAGATCGTCAAGTGTTTCATCTTCGCGGCTCTGTCCCAGCGCGCGGTCGATGACGCGGTTGTTCTTGATCCGGAGGATTTCCATCGGGGTGCCGGAAATCTCGGCCTCCAGGCGTTCAGCCAGGTCGCCAATGACCTCGTCACCTTCGTAGATGACGTCAAGCCAGCCTCGGGATTTTTTGGCCGACAATTCACGGATGCGGCTTGAGATGCCGTCCCAGTCTCCCTTGACGCGTTCGAGCTTCTGAAACACCGGCACATCGATCAACTCTACCGATGCGGCCGTGCCGTGGAACTCAACCAGGCAAACGCTCTTCTGCTGTTCCGCCTCTCCAACCCCCATGGGCAAAGGGGAACCGCTGTACCGAATGGTTTCGGAGCCGTTCACCTTTTGCGGGACGTGGAGGCGACCAAGCGCCAGATAGGCGAAGCAGGCAGAAAAAATCCCGGCCGTCACGCGGGCCAGGGAACCGACATAGAGTTCGCGCACCCCATCATCATCGACGGTTTGTCCGTCTGCGGTGAACAGATGTCCCATACCAACGATGGGAATATCGGCCCCGAGTTCCTCACGCTTCTGTTCGGCCAGGGCGGCGACGGCGGCGTAATGGGTGCGGATACCGTCAATCAGCTTTCGCTCCTTGTCCTCGACGCTCTCACCAGCCTCCGCCACCCGGATATCCCTGTCGCGGAGGTAGGGCACGGCACAGACAATCAATTCCGGAGCGTCCTGCTCATTACGAAGCACCAGCACTTCGTCTTCCGTGGAGGAAGCGGCGCTCCCCACCACGTGGACATCGAGGGCCTTGAGCAACTCCCTGGGCGCATCGAGAAAGGACGGGGAATCGTGGTTGCCCGCCACAACGACAACATGCCGACAGGGCGAGGCGGCCACCCGGCACAGGAAGCGGTAATAGAGTTCCTGGGCGCGATTGCTCGGGGTGGCGGAGTCAAAAACATCTCCCGCCACTAACAGGACATCGACCCCGTTACCCTCAATGGCATCCCCCAGCCAGTTCAAAAAAGCCTCGAACTCCTCGTAGCGTTTTCTGCCGTGAAGAGTGCGGCCGATGTGCCAGTCCGATGTGTGAAGAACTCTCATAATACTACCCAGCCACCGCAGAGGCGGGACGCTTCGCGTATTCTTCACGCCAGGTTTTTAATGAAGTCATGTCCGCCAGAAGATCGTCTGGCTTCGGAAGTTCCACTGGAGATTCTGTTGGCTGTGAGTGTTCAAACCCTGAGTATTTGTTCATGAGTGAATCAAGGAGATTGCAATCCGAGTCTTTCAATTTGGCCAGGTCCTTGAGCTTCAACGTATGGATCGGCCGCGGAAATCTTTGAACCACCCCGCACAGCAGATCATTTTCAATAGATCGCTCCACCAATGTCCTGAAATCGCTGCATATCGACTTCAGCAAGATTTCAGTATGTTCAAATTCGCCGCTTTCACTCGCCTTCTTCGCGTCCTGGTACCGCTGATTCATGAGAGTGTTCAGGGCGGTTTTGATGTCACTCTGTGAAAATGGAATGGGTGCTGGCTCTCCGGCACCCCAGTCTGCAGAGCGGATGCTCACCACATCGGGCTTTATGGACTTCTTCTCGGCAAAATGCCTGACCGTTCCCAACAAGGACAGACGGTGAGTAAAGACAATGACCTGTTTATCCTGCGACAACTCGATCAGCCTTTGAACCACTGCCTCTTCATAGCTTTGGTCAAGCGAGGATATTGGATCGTCAAAGATAAACGGGGCCTGGTTGCTCTTGCCGGTGACGTCGGCCAAAAAAGCCGCAATGGAAACGATCCGGCTTTCTCCCTCGCTCAGTACATCGGCGAGGCCATACTGAGAATCTCCCCGAAGCTGGAGCTTATGAAGGACGCGGCCTTTGGAGACTTTTGATTTCACGAGCTCAACCTTCACCTGAGATGCGCCCAGGGCCTTGAGTTCCGCGTTGAACCTTTTCACGAACGCATCCGTGATCAAGGCTTCTGCCAGATCTCCTTTCTTCTGAGACAGGGTTTTGGTATTGGTCGACTTCTTGGCTTCTTGAATCTGGTTCAGTAGCTTCGATCGGGTAACTTCTTCTTCAATGGCGGCGCGGTGCTCAGACAACCACTTTCTGGCCTGCAGGCTGTTTAGCTTTTTCTTGACCTCCTCTCGGTTGTCGCTTTTGGCGTCTTCGTCATATTTTGCTGCGAGTTCGCCGAGGCTTTTTGACTGGGCGTTGGTTTCTTCGATCCATTCCGGTGAGAGCAGAGGGTCGGGAATGGATTCTTCGGAATCGATCCCAGGTAGTAGGTCTTTTCTAGCCTGCAATTGAGCAAAGAAACCCGTCACCTGACTGGCGACTTCATCCGGTGAAATACCAGCCGCATCGATACGTGTCTTCAGCGTCTCCAATGCCGGTAGCGCCTCGATAGTTTGACTGGCAGTCTCGTATTCCTTGGCCGCATCCGATGCGGCTTTTTGCATTTCGCCCTTCACGAAATTTTCGAAGGAGACCAACCGCTCCTTGGCTCCCTGGGTCAAGGTCTGGTGGCACAGGACACAACGGGAATCATCAGCAACATTCGGGTACTCGGCCTCTTTGTATGCAGCCGATACGGAGTAGTTTCGGGCTGCTTCCCAAAGCTCTTTCCATACATCAGACCCGATGCCTTCCAACTCGCTGCCGGAGAACACCTTTTCCGCCGCCGCATCTGCTGCTGTCTTCTTTAGAATCGACTTCTTCTTGGCTGCAATGATCCGCCGGTAATTCTCGTCCGATAATTGCTCCAGATACTTTTGAGCATCCTGGACCAGAGTGTCAATATGGTGTTTCTGCTTTCTCAACTGTTTCGCTTTTCCCGCCGGTGCCTGTTCGGCAAGGCGCTGCTGCAGCGTTTGCATTTCGGTCTCGTCAGCACTGGTAAATGTGCAATGCTTGTCGATGTCCCGGATGGTGGTCTTGGCGCTGATGGCCTCGTACCAGATACCTTCAGAGGTTATCTTCTTGTCGACTGGGATATTCGGTTTTTTGGACGGGTGCCGGTTAGCCTCCGTGTCCAAGGCTGATGCGACCTTTTCGCATGCAAGGATGAGCGAGCTGAAGAACGATAGAACCGGCGGCTCGTAACTCACCTCGTCTTCGCTGCTGACAAAGACCTTGCCAAACGAGGTGTCGAAAATATCAACGCTCTTGAGATCATCGCAGATACCTTGCCCTGACCAGGTATGAGTCTTCGGCACGCCGTCCTGCTCAAACGAAATACAGGCTTTCTGTGCGGCAGATCCGGGCTTATAGACATTGCGGTGGAGGGCACCCGTCTCGCGGGCTCCGCATACATGTTTGAGGAGTCTGACGTAACCGGATTTGCCTGACCCGTTGTTGCCATAAACAATCGTGATATTGCCCTTGCCAAACTCCAGTGGCTTTTTCGGAGCAAGGGCGTTTACTCCTTCGACATCACTGATCGAACACAAACGTAAAGTGCCTGCTGCGCCCTGGGAAAACGCGCTAGCAGGAAAGGAACAGGCCGTTTTGGGCAGTTTACCGTCGGCTTCCTGCTGGCACTGGGTTGCGAGCTCAGAGACGTCTTTTTCAGTAAGTTCAGGCTGCTGAAGTAGCCGAGAAGTCGCAATCTGGAGCCATTGGGGCCGCTTTGAAAACCATTTGCTCAGTGAAACCGATATCCCGCTCATGTTATTCCCCCTCAGCTTCCCGCTTGTGTTTAATGAACGTTACCTCGAAAGCCTTGCATGGGCGGTATTGCTGCAGGCGATTGGCAAAGGTGAAGGCATCGTTCATCTCGTAGTGCTGGAAGATGTCGAGGCCGCGATCCAGGGAGATTTTCCAGCCGTGGTCGGTCACGATGTGGCGGGCGTGGATCG is from Deltaproteobacteria bacterium and encodes:
- a CDS encoding AAA family ATPase; its protein translation is MKIIHVRFKNLNSLVGEWQIDLTHPAFTGDGIFAIIGPTGSVKTTILDAVCLALYGRTPRLNKVTKSGNEIMSRQTGECFAEVTFETQSGRYRCHWSQHRAHKKPDGELQAPKHEIAHADSGEIFESKIKGVADQIESATGMDFDRFTRSMLLAQGGFAAFLQAAPDDRAPILEQITGTGIYSDISIRVHERRREEREKLNLLQAETAGIVMLEPEQEQSIRQTLDTKRKEETDLAVQSAETGRAIAWLTTIDGLKKEIGGLTDEARRLQNDMEAFQPDREKLNRALSAASLDGAYATLTANRKQQAEDRAALKTEEGALPGLESSAEEQAEALKSAEQQTVQSKEELKTAAPGLRKVRSLDQRLADQKKAVSEGDEGCKKDAAKIHANKKARLEEAEKKSRAQEILDLVSGYLKEHAQDEWLIGGLAGVEEQLGGLLSRQSEVDQKEVDQKAAATALDLAARSLESCRKRSGIRRQELEDASKQLQQGKDALSRLLGERLLREYRAEKETLLRERAFLTKIAELEDHRAKLEDGRPCPLCGATEHPFAQGNVPVPDETEKKIETLTQLIGRADELETNMKGLEATVNEARVNLTEAEKLEAAAANDKKAAEKALAEVKDSLEKLRADFAERRQAVTTKLQPLGIGDIPETGIASLIESLRARLKAWQAQVKKKADMEKQMADIDGEVKRLDAVIETQSTALTEKLERLEVLKRELAAGSEERHALYGDKNPDDEERRLNKAIADAEGAEKQAGERHNKLRQNWNTAKARVESLKKGIDQREPALKRLETEFTAALAPVGFSNEEQFLAAILPSESRAELTARAKELDERRTDLKARQKDRETRLATEMARRLTDTSLQELEPQFKEQEEGLKELRDILAGLKHRLSENAAAKERIKEKQTAIEARKKECRRWENLHALIGSADGKKYRNFAQGLTFEMMIGHAYRQLQKMTDRYLLIRDDTQPLDLNVVDNYQAGEIRSTKNLSGGESFIVSLSLALGLSHMASRNVRVDSLFLDEGFGTLDEETLDTALETLAGLQQDGKLIGVISHVPALKERISAQIQVTPQSGGRSEISGPGCGKIGSA
- a CDS encoding AAA family ATPase; translated protein: MSGISVSLSKWFSKRPQWLQIATSRLLQQPELTEKDVSELATQCQQEADGKLPKTACSFPASAFSQGAAGTLRLCSISDVEGVNALAPKKPLEFGKGNITIVYGNNGSGKSGYVRLLKHVCGARETGALHRNVYKPGSAAQKACISFEQDGVPKTHTWSGQGICDDLKSVDIFDTSFGKVFVSSEDEVSYEPPVLSFFSSLILACEKVASALDTEANRHPSKKPNIPVDKKITSEGIWYEAISAKTTIRDIDKHCTFTSADETEMQTLQQRLAEQAPAGKAKQLRKQKHHIDTLVQDAQKYLEQLSDENYRRIIAAKKKSILKKTAADAAAEKVFSGSELEGIGSDVWKELWEAARNYSVSAAYKEAEYPNVADDSRCVLCHQTLTQGAKERLVSFENFVKGEMQKAASDAAKEYETASQTIEALPALETLKTRIDAAGISPDEVASQVTGFFAQLQARKDLLPGIDSEESIPDPLLSPEWIEETNAQSKSLGELAAKYDEDAKSDNREEVKKKLNSLQARKWLSEHRAAIEEEVTRSKLLNQIQEAKKSTNTKTLSQKKGDLAEALITDAFVKRFNAELKALGASQVKVELVKSKVSKGRVLHKLQLRGDSQYGLADVLSEGESRIVSIAAFLADVTGKSNQAPFIFDDPISSLDQSYEEAVVQRLIELSQDKQVIVFTHRLSLLGTVRHFAEKKSIKPDVVSIRSADWGAGEPAPIPFSQSDIKTALNTLMNQRYQDAKKASESGEFEHTEILLKSICSDFRTLVERSIENDLLCGVVQRFPRPIHTLKLKDLAKLKDSDCNLLDSLMNKYSGFEHSQPTESPVELPKPDDLLADMTSLKTWREEYAKRPASAVAG
- the sbcD gene encoding exonuclease subunit SbcD, producing the protein MRVLHTSDWHIGRTLHGRKRYEEFEAFLNWLGDAIEGNGVDVLLVAGDVFDSATPSNRAQELYYRFLCRVAASPCRHVVVVAGNHDSPSFLDAPRELLKALDVHVVGSAASSTEDEVLVLRNEQDAPELIVCAVPYLRDRDIRVAEAGESVEDKERKLIDGIRTHYAAVAALAEQKREELGADIPIVGMGHLFTADGQTVDDDGVRELYVGSLARVTAGIFSACFAYLALGRLHVPQKVNGSETIRYSGSPLPMGVGEAEQQKSVCLVEFHGTAASVELIDVPVFQKLERVKGDWDGISSRIRELSAKKSRGWLDVIYEGDEVIGDLAERLEAEISGTPMEILRIKNNRVIDRALGQSREDETLDDLNENDVFERCLAVHGVPEEQRPELRRTYREAVSSLDEDDVRAE